In a single window of the Rhineura floridana isolate rRhiFlo1 chromosome 3, rRhiFlo1.hap2, whole genome shotgun sequence genome:
- the LOC133381843 gene encoding zinc finger protein 501-like has translation MQEPKEEEETSAGYIWGVKAEGETSELSLEKDEGQLQEQKLRSQDGAKRQEDRQTHTSDKPLICLECGKSFRWRNTLTVHQRTHTGQKPYKCLQCGKSFSQNSTLTSHQRTHTGHKPYKCFMCGKTFRWSSHLTSHQRIHTGDKPYECFECGKSFSQNSTLTSHQRTHSGDKPYKCFKCGKSFSRSTTLTSHQRTHTGDKPYKCLECGKAFRWSTTLTSHQRIHTGGKAYKCLECGKTFRWSSTLTSHQKTHTGDKPYKCFECGKTFSQSGTLTSHQRNHRGDKSYKCLECGKSFSQSSTLTLHQRTHTGDKPYKCLECGKSFSQSGHLTLHHRTHTGDKPYQCFECGKSFSRSSTLTLHQRTHTGDKPYKCWECGKSFSRSSTLTSHRRTHSEDKPYKCFECGKSFRWSSALTLHQRTHRGDKPYKCFECGKSFRCSSKLTLHHRTHTGEKPYKCLECGKSFRCSSKLTLHHRTHTGEKPYKCLECGKSFSQSSNLTLHHRTHIGNKPDRYLEC, from the exons atgcaggaacccaaagaagaggaggagacctcagcag gatacatctggggtgtcaaggctgagggagaaacATCTGAATTATCACTAGAAAAAGATGAGGGGCAgctgcaggagcagaaactgaggagtcaagatggagcaaagagacaagaggacaGACAAACTCACACCAGTGACAAACCTCTtatatgcttggagtgtggaaagagcttcaggtggagaaaCACCCTTacagtgcatcaaagaactcacacagggcagaaaccctataaatgcttgcagtgtggaaagagcttcagtcagaatagcacccttacttcgcatcaaagaactcacacagggcataaaccctataaatgcttcatgtgtggaaagaccttcaggtggagtagccaccttacttcacatcaaagaattcacacaggagacaaaccttatgaatgcttcgagtgtggaaagagcttcagtcagaatagcacccttacttcgcatcaaagaactcactcaggagacaaaccttataaatgtttcaagtgtggaaagagcttcagtcggagtaccacccttacttcgcatcaaagaactcacacaggggataaaccttataaatgcttggagtgtggaaaggccTTCAGGTGGAGTaccacccttacttcgcatcaaagaattcacacagggggcaaagcttataaatgcttggagtgtggaaagaccttcaggtggagtagcacccttacttcgcatcagaaaactcacacaggggataaaccttataaatgctttgagtgtggaaagaccttcagtcagagtggcacccttacttctcatcaaagaaatcACAGAGGGGACAaatcatataaatgcttggaatgtggaaagagcttcagtcagagtagcactcttactttgcatcaaagaactcacacaggagacaaaccttataaatgcttggagtgtggaaagagcttcagtcagagtggccaccttactttgcatcacagaactcacacaggggacaaaccttatcaatgctttgagtgtggaaagagcttcagtcggagtagcacccttactttgcatcaaagaactcacacaggagacaaaccttataaatgctgggagtgtggaaagagcttcagtcggagtagcacccttacttcgcatcgaAGAACTCACTCagaggacaaaccttataaatgctttgagtgtggaaaaagcttcaggtggagtagcgcccttacgctgcatcaaagaactcacagaggggacaaaccttataaatgctttgagtgtggaaagagcttcaggtgtaGCAGcaaacttactttgcatcacagaactcatacaggggaaaaaccttataaatgcttggagtgtggaaagagtttcaggtGTAGTAGcaaacttactttgcatcacagaactcatacaggtgaaaaaccttataaatgcttggagtgtggaaaaagcttcagtcagagtagcaaccttactttgcatcacagaactcatataGGGAACAAACCTGATAGATACTTGGAGTGTTGA